A region of the Streptomyces durocortorensis genome:
AGGTACTTGTCCTGGATCTCGGCGGCCTCCTTCTCGTACCCCATGCGCTGGGCGAGCTGGTTGTAGAAGTTCTGCTTCCGGCTGCCCATGCCGCCGACGTACAGGGCGGTGTAGGGGCGGAACATGTCGGCGAGGCCGTTCACGTCGTCGCCGACGGCGAGCGGCAGCGTCGGGGAGACGTCGAAGCCCTCCATGGTCTTCCCGGCCCTCTCCCGGCCCGCGCGCAGCGGCTGGATCGCGGTCTCCTCCAGGTGCTCGGCGGAGGGGAAGATCAGCAGGGCGCCGTCGGCGATCTCCCCGGTCTGCTCCAGGTTCTTGGGGCCGATCGCGGCGATGTAGAGCGGGATGTGCTCGCGCTGCGGGTGCACGGTGAGCTTGATCGGCTTGCCCGGGCCGTCGGGCAGCGGCAGCGTCCAGTGCGCGCCCTCGTACGACACGCGCTCGCGGGTCATCGCCTTGCGGACGATCTCCACGTACTCGCGGGTGCGGGCCAGCGGCTTGTCGAACTTGACGCCGTACCAGCCCTCGGAGACCTGCGGGCCCGAGACGCCGAGGCCGAGCCGGAAGCGGCCGCCGGACAGCGAGTCGAGAGTGGCGGCCGTCATCGCCGTCATGGTGGGCTGGCGGGCCGGGATCTGCATGATCGCGGAGCCGACGTCGATGGACTCGGTCTGGGCCGCGACCCAGGTCAGCACGGTCGGCGCGTCGGAGCCGTAGGCCTCGGCCGCCCAGCAGACGTCGTAGCCGAGCCGGTCGGCCTCCTGCGCGACGGCGAGGTTGTCGCCGTCCATGCCCGCGCCCCAGTAACCGAGATTGATGCCGAGCCGCATAGCCGCTCCCCTTACTGATCAGTAACGTCGCTTTCTCCGGACTCTAGCGCGGGTCGCGGCGATCCGGCAGGCCCACACGACCTCCCGTTGTCCACAGGCCTCCACCCGGTGGGGCCATGGCCAGTAATCTCAGCGCCCATGGAGCAGAGGCATCTCGGCCGTACCGGCCTTCGCGTGTCCCGGATCGGGCTCGGCACCCTCACCTGGGGCCGGGACACCGACGAGCACGACGCCGCCGACCAGCTCAAGGCCTTCTGGGACGCGGGCGGCACCCTGGTGGACACCGCCGATGTGTACGGGGGCGGCGAGGCCGAGTATCTGCTCGGGCGGCTCGTCGGCAGCCTGGTCCCCCGTCAGGATCTGGTCATCGCCACGAAGGCGGGCAACGTCCCGGACCCCTACCGCCGCTTCAACGGCTCGCGCGGACACCTCCTGGCCGCCCTGGACGCGTCCCTGGAGCGGCTCGGCACGGACTACGTGGATCTGTGGCAGGTCCACGCCTTCGATCCGGCGACCCCGCTGGAGGAGACCCTCCAGGCGGTGGACCTGGCCGTCGCCTCCGGCCGGGTCCGCTACGCGGGGGTGTCGAACTTCTGCGGCTGGCAGCTGGCCAAGGCCGCCACCTGGCAGCTCGCCGCGCCCGGGGTGCGCACCCGGCTGGCCAGTACGCAGATGGAGTATTCGCTGCTCCAGCGGGGCATCGAA
Encoded here:
- a CDS encoding LLM class F420-dependent oxidoreductase, coding for MRLGINLGYWGAGMDGDNLAVAQEADRLGYDVCWAAEAYGSDAPTVLTWVAAQTESIDVGSAIMQIPARQPTMTAMTAATLDSLSGGRFRLGLGVSGPQVSEGWYGVKFDKPLARTREYVEIVRKAMTRERVSYEGAHWTLPLPDGPGKPIKLTVHPQREHIPLYIAAIGPKNLEQTGEIADGALLIFPSAEHLEETAIQPLRAGRERAGKTMEGFDVSPTLPLAVGDDVNGLADMFRPYTALYVGGMGSRKQNFYNQLAQRMGYEKEAAEIQDKYLGGDKAGAAAAVPHQLIDQTALLGPVERIAERMQAYAAAGVTTLNLAPAGFTLEERITALRAGTDALERSGLV
- a CDS encoding aldo/keto reductase: MEQRHLGRTGLRVSRIGLGTLTWGRDTDEHDAADQLKAFWDAGGTLVDTADVYGGGEAEYLLGRLVGSLVPRQDLVIATKAGNVPDPYRRFNGSRGHLLAALDASLERLGTDYVDLWQVHAFDPATPLEETLQAVDLAVASGRVRYAGVSNFCGWQLAKAATWQLAAPGVRTRLASTQMEYSLLQRGIEREVLPAALDLGIGLLPSSPLGRGVLTGKYRQGTPSDSRGASERLAPFVEPYLDDAAARITDAVATAADGLATSPLQVALAWVRDRPGVAAPIVGARNAGQLTEALSVEALSLPYEICQALDDVSAPVHRYPDQDWSTL